A window of Punica granatum isolate Tunisia-2019 chromosome 8, ASM765513v2, whole genome shotgun sequence genomic DNA:
ACTTTTAACTGCATAAACATGACCACATTCAACATGTTGACCGACAAACATAAACCAGAATGAATAGGTACTCATTGACGAACCTGTAAGCACTTTTTGCTGCGAATCCAGCTTCACTGTGACATCAGAGCGGCGTACACCTATTACACGACAAGTATATCCCTTCAACGGGCCAACCCGTATTCGCAAGGTCTGACCAACTGAGAATCCATCCCTTTCTCCTTGGTTAACTTCATTTCAAAATAACTGATTAGCATGGAGCACATTACACAGCCACAGATACagcaaaattaataaattacgCTTATTACACAGCTGCAGTGCTTACAGTCCCGCTTATTTTCCCTTGCTTGCCATGGTTTTTCAGGCGATAGAGGGGATTTAGGAGATGAAGGCAGATCATCAAAACCAAATGGGCTAGGGTCGCCACCCTAAGGTAAAGCGAAAAGCCAAAAATGTGAACAGACAAGACAACCGTCAGAAGAAATCTTAGAGGACCAAAAGACAGCCTATGTTTACAATAAAGTAACAGATATCTACACTGTAAATTTGATACCTTTCCGGGGAATGAATCAACAGAGAGCTTTATCTTCTCACAATGCTGTGCTTTGGAGCAAATATAACCACCATTTTCCGACTCATTCTCATCATATATAAAGATAATGCCTCTGTATATTTGCTTAATAATTCCTTGCCTATCCTGAAATGACAAATAAGTAAGGGCAAAGAGTTGAAGGTATTTCGTGGATTTTCTTCCATAAGCTAAACAAGGAGATAACATGAGCTTCTAATAGCAATTAGACACTTGCCTTTAGTGGACCATCTAAAATGCGAACAGTTTCATTAACTGAAATGGGCTTTTTATGTTGATCCATTGCTGTAAACTTGCCTTCAAAGGGTCCATTAGTTATTTCATGCACACCCACATTCTGCACAATATGTCCCTCTGCACCCTCTTTCAAGATCTAGAAAAGGTTGCATAAATTTCCAGTTAAATTAACATGAGAACTATTCCAGGATAACTCAGCATAAAGAGAGTACGACTCAGAAGACTAATGTAAATACCTTGTAGTCATCTTTCTCAACACCCACAATTAGACCAAAATCTTTTCGGCTGCAATAGTAATATGTTGACATGAAAAGAGGTCAACTTCCATAAGATGCATAATTAACAAGAAGTTTCAACATTTGTGGAAGACTTACCCCATACAAACAAGGTCAAacaattcatatttttttgttgaactGGAACCTGATGATCCCTCTCCCTTCTCACCagctttttcaaattttaccgaccgtttcttctttttatcaCCATATAGCTGTGTGAGCCATTCCACTTCAGAAGATTCATCATTCTCAGGAGGCTGGAATTTCAGCTGCTCCTCTTCAGAAGGCATGACTCCCCAGAAGCTTAATGAATCTATTGCAACtcttttgtatatatatccatCTTTGAGCATTAATCCATcaagaatttcaaaatattgccCAGTATCCCGGTCACGTCTCTTTTCGATCAGAGGACGAAACTCACTGCACTTGCAAAGCAGAAACATTAACCATCAGAAAAAAGCAACAGattgaagaaagaagaaaatagaaaagccTTACTCGAGCTCAATTGCGCTAATTAATTTGGGTGCTGGAGCACCAGTTTTCTTGCCAGTTCTCTTCAAAGAGACTCCCCCGCCCTGTCAAATATTTGGAAGGTCCTTATGAGTGACAAGAATTATGATAGCCACAACTCAAAGATGTAAATAAGTTGTAGACATCATAAAAAGAGTAAATTGAGAAACTTCATAAATACTATAAATTAATATCTGTATCAGGTCcatattttacataaaaacCATACTTCAAGAAAACAAGTGAACAAGCATCACACTAGACAAGatatagaaaagtaaatgttcGTCAATAAGGTAACTTGTATCAAATCCCATGAAGCATTGAAAAGTAGAAGAAAATGAATACTTATTTTATGAGCCtacaacaaaaagaaataataaaacgAGTCTCTTCGTGGTAGAAACACTTGGGCCTTAGCAAGAATAGCAAATTTCCAGCATCTTGCATACAGAGACCATAATACAAAGCATGACTCAGCCAATCAAAGTGGCTCTAACAAAAACCCACAATATAAACAAAAGACTAGACTCCTAATAGAAGTGGTCCACTTACAAATTTTTGCGCCAATGCTTGCAGATCAATCCTTGGAATCAATTTCACTGTTACCCTTCTTTTTGCATCATTCACAGCAACTACCTGCAGGATCACAATTTTGGTGTAAAACAGAATAATAAAGTACACACACATTAATGACCATAGTAGAAACAAGCTATACAGCGGCACAAAGTACTGAAGCGATACCTGTGCAAGGTCTCCTTTGTATGTGCCATTTTTCACACGGGCCCACATGCCCACAGAAATTTCAGCACGTCTGCTCCGCACATTTAGCAAGTGAGGAACCTGACTTCTGGGGACCGGTGTTACTCGAGTAGTATATATACTACAGAGCCCCTTGCAGGCCTAATTTTACAGAGAAGtggtcatatatattttaaatgaaCATAAATGACGGGAACGCTGCTAGATAAAGCAGGAAATTAACATCATCCATTGCTTAAGCTACCTCAATCACTTCAGATTGTTTCTCGGCTTCGACGAAGAAGTGGCCTTTCATGTGCTCAACAGCATAAGCAGATATTATCTGCAGTTTCTTACCCAGGGCTTGCAGATCAACGTACTTCTGCATGAGGCAAAAGGCTGAATTCCGCTCCCGACCAACCTACCACAAAGATTTTTCAGGAAAATTTAACAAGAAATACAAGGGAAGCAATTCACGAGCTTCAATAGCACACAAGCTGAAAGACTCTGCTCTACAGGAGAAGGGATGGGATTTATATATGcagacatacatatatatatttgtgtgtgtgtgtgtgtgtgtgtctgtaTAACATTATACATACCGCACACTTCACTTTCCAAGTGGTTGGATCCTTAATGGAGGGTATGGAAGCATCTTCTTCCACAAATCTTCTAAGATCAGGTTCGTCCTCAGCAAACCTCAAGAATGCAGAAGCATTCTTGTAACGCTCTTCCATCATTTTGTCAAATTCTTCTTCAAACTcctcctctttggggaaaacAGGGAGGCTGTGGGATTTAGACTGATCATTCTTATCGTTTGTCCCCAAATCatactcttcttcttcaaaaaaATCTGTATAATATGCAGGAGGACAAGGCGTCAGTATGCACATGGGTTGCATATATCATCTCATAGCTCACGCCGCCAGATTCAGATATCTTCTTGGTAGACAAGAATCATCATTTCAAGACAACTCCAGAATCCGCAGCATGCATTGCCTAGTATGTACTATCACGGGCGCTTGCATATTCAGAAGTACAGACACGATCGAGCATGAAATTGTTACAGATAAATCGATCGCAGAGTCCACAGATGAGAGATTTGACCTAAAATTTCCCTCTTCCAACCAAAAATCAGATCACCGTCTTCCCTACAATCACTTGAAAGAGTAGACGCACGGAGGAACCGAATCAGGAAAGAAATTTATGAAACAAGCAGGTCCTAATTCGGTTCGCTCCGCCACTAAGGCCCTAAGAGCTCTCAGAACCCAAAACATCGCAGTACAAATGAGAAAACCAAAATGCAGGTCATGTGACAGACGCAACGTGAAAGACAGAGTGCAGAGAGGTCGCGTACCGTCATCGAAAATGCTGTCGCCACTGGAGTAGTCGCCGTCGGAGGCGACAGCAGCATCCTCGAAGAACTGGAGGACGCCGCGATTCCTCCGCTTCTTGGCGCCGCCGGTCTTGTCGTCATCGACCTTGCGCTTGCCGGAGGACTTCCCGGCGGGCTGCTTGCCTTTGTCGGACACCATTTTCAGGTGAAGGAGGCGTGAGGAGCTTCCCGGAAGACGAGAGGCGCATAGGTAGAGAAGAGAACAGGAGAGTGAAGAGCTTTGATtttgagagagaggggaggagAGTGATTTTGTTACCAAGAAGATATCTGAATTaagggtgcgtttggattttgattttggaaaagaaaaatgagatgaaattataaatttaatttgtaaaGTGTATGtttttattgaattaaagttaaaaaattgaaatttttaagttggaaaatgtgtatttttgttatataatatgttgagttaaagttaaaaaaatttatcttatAATCTAAACACCCTTAAATATTGGCATAATTTCgggatgaaaagaaaaaagaaaaattaatggatTTTCCATACATTTTACCGTCCGCGACTGAATTCACAATTtcttttaccaaaaaaaaaaagcaaaatgtTTGCCTTGTTTTATTATAATCGAGGCAAAGTTATCTTGAAATTCAATAATCATTTGCTTCTGCATCCATCTGTGAATTAGAAGAATGTAAAAGTAAATTATCAATACATTTTGATTGTCGAAACTAACCCAATGAACCtctttaaataacacatttaTAATTATTGCAACAAGCAAGGGACTCTTTCTTATCAGTCAAAGGTTTCAACTTTTGGGGTATGTTGAACCGGCTGAAAAagtattttctgaatttttgtTCCAGTAATTTCAAATAAGCCTTTAGTATTTCATGTTTTTtaacgaaaaagaaaaagaagaagtgcTAAATGACcgtaaaaagaaaatcgaatAACTTCTTCAGTATTTATTTCAAACGTAACGATTTCATTCTCTATAGTCCCAGCCCAACCAAGAGCACATCGAATCCTAAGATATTATTAGCCATCCGACGATTGTGATATATATCAAAAACCAGTGTTCCATTTCAAAATGTAGCATAAGACGTTTAAAACAATTGGTCAACAATTACCTATTCCAAAATTTTAACCAATATGTAGGTCATAATTTGTCCAGCATTTTGCTACGAGAAATTGCGAGAATTTAACTAAATACAATATATAACCACTTTAAATAAGCATAACTTCAATAagttaagaaaatgaagaatttacaaaatttactCCTTCCACCACTAAAGCACCATAAAGTTaatccccgactctttcctatACCATTTACTATActaattgatgaaaaatataataaaaaaattagccatcctccccccccctcccccccccccccccccccccccccccaccatTTTACTTTGTATGCAAAATGCATCATCACAACTGTGCCTTTGAGAAAGTAGGAGTCAGCTTCAAAGAGATGTCCCCATACGGTTCTTCTTGCTGCACATCAACAAGTTCATAGCTCTTCAAAACCTGTTcggatataaaaaaaaagttacccATCACTTTTACGACCGAGCATCGACTTAATGCCCCTCTCTTAATGATTGACAATATAGGAGCCTACGCTAGGTCGGAGCCAACAAATAAACCAGAAGAAATTCTATAGTGCTCGAAATACAGGAAGTGAAGTGCTTGGTCGTAAACTTAACTCATCATAGAGTAGTTCTATTATGCATCAAATTCGACAGATTTCATAGCTGACCATATGTGATGTTTCATGATGGCGTATAGTGGACTGGTTTTCCCATGCAAGCCGTGGATTAGACACTACTGCAGTTGAATACGAATGAGTGACTAGTAAATTTACCAGTGTCTCGTAAAACATCCTAGCACACAGCCTTCGTTTCTTTCCTTCCAAAATTTTGTTCAGACTGAGGTTTTCAGACTGTCCTTCGGCAACTGAGGCAGTTGGAGACTGTTTTTTCAGGTATTGAGCCACAGCCCTGAAACAACACAGCCACAGTGAGACACCAACCGAGGATGTCTTCTTTAGCCAGACATTGCCAAGATAGTAAGGGGGCAGAAAGCAAAGACAGAGAGACAAACTAGGACCTTGTTCTAACAGAAAGTGATTCGCCTCCTTGGCCTCCCCAGGAACCTGCAggatattaaataatatcaagTGACTTGGGATAAGAAAATGAACAGAATTACTCCCAAATTCCAGTTCAAATAACGACTATGAAGTTATGAACCACCAGAAGGAAGGGAAGATCCATTTGCTTGCTTACCACATGGTGAGGCATCGTCAACTTCCAGAAAATTAAGCTCCTGCATTCGTATGAGACAATAATAAGTTAAAATACAGTTCACCAAATATTCATGTCAGTTTAAATATATTAGAGGAATTTAGTAGAGAGGACAAGGAAAATGTCCACCGACTTCTTCTGCAGTATCCAATTCCTGAATATCAGAAAGGCGATTCTCCCCAAGACCAAACCGTTCCTCTGAAAATGGAATCGGTGTGTCCAAATCAGACCCAAAGGATCCGGTTGACATTCCGAGATCAGGCAAGGACTGGTCATCAGACCTCACAGCTGTACTCTGAGGAATCTCAGATAACAGACTCATGTCATTATCTGAGAAGGGGGTGAACTCAGATCTCCTGGAACTAGAGGGCCCACTCCTGGGAGGAGAGGACACAAACCCATGGAATGTCCCAGGACCGGTGCCACTCTCATCATGTTGCCGTAGCCGTTCGATCTCCAGATCAAGGGCCTGATCTCCATCAGGAGAACTTACAACCGTCTTATCAGGAATGCATTCTTCTGTGAAGGGAGCTGTGCTGTCCTCTGTTACCAATGCTTCAGGAGGGACTTCAGCAGAACGAATTGAACATGCTTTATTGGACACATATTCTTTATTTGACGCGGCTACAAGATCCTCACACATGCCTGCAAAGCACAGCCAGAAAAACACAATTGTTCAATTACACGTACTTTTCTGTTTATCTACAAATAGAGAAACCAAATCAATTAGACCAGATCCttacatcatcatcatcatcatcataataataataatcatcatcatccaaaCATATTGGTTGATGAACttgaatcatcatcatcatcatcatcatcatcatccaaaCATATCCGTTGATGAACTTGAAGATTGAAGATAAAAGGATATTGCCAAATAAACCGCTGTGGTTCCACTCTCGGATTCACAGTCAGCAAACTTCGAGACAGGACAGACTTACCAGTTATCAAGGGATGATCAAAGATCTGCTCCTTCCTTTGCCTTTTACTCAACTTCCACAAATCCAACAGAGAGGAATTTGGCTTCCTCTTGCGTAATATATCACTGGTATCATTGAGTGCCTTTCTCATAAACCTGCAAGTTCTCCATCCTCAGATTGGCAAGAAATAACAGAGAATGTAGAGAATGCATGTTGAGTAAAATTCGATACGATAAAATCATTCGTACCCATTTGTCAACACAACGACTCCATCATAGAAttgctttcttttcctttgccTGGGTTGGGGCTGCTGCTCAACCTGCGGACTTGGTCGGATATTCATTTGAGGAGGACTTGATCCAATCACTAAGTTGGGTCCTAAAATATAACACGACCAACAATGAGCATACAAATGCAGAAGTGTCACGCATCTATTCTTATAATATTGACCATGTGGAATGAACATTTATCATGAAAGATTAACTCAGTAAAGAGGTGCATGAACAATGTCCATTAGCCTGTACTTGCTTCTTCAAAACTACTAAGCCGTATGATGTCCTCAATGCTTAAAGTCCTTTGAAGTGCAATCTAACAGTTGTCATATTTATTTGCTCCAGTTATTGTGAGAaatggaatatttaaaaaaaaaactttctcAATATTCCAAAGGCAAACAGAACCTAAAAGCTATATCTTTCATTGAAACATGAAGCAAACGAGCACCCACCCAAAGAATTGTCACCATCAAAATTCTCAGGAGCCTCTCTATCAGAACCAGAGCTCTGTTGACCCAAACGCTGCTGATCTACAGGAGAGGGCCCCCTCAGAGTTGCCACTTCCATCGCATCAGGAGGAGGCGTCTCCTTCTCATTCATAACTGGCTCAGTTTCCATCAGATCATCTAGATGGAATGGCACATTAAAAGGGCTTCCTGCCCTCAGATCATGGTCTGCATCACGCATAACCTCAATCTCAGGTACACTCGGCGTAGAACAGTCTAAGTGAACTCCTGCATCAGGTTTTCCTTCCTGAGGACCACCATCAAACGCTTCACTTTGGTGACTAGGATCCAGATCTCTCATAGGTGCTTCTTCCTGAGGATCACCATCGTGCGCTTCACTTTGGTGACTAGGAACCGGATCTCTTAATGGTGGATCATTTGCTTCAACACCAATGTTAAGCCTGCTGCAAttgaaacattaaaaaaaatgttaaattatttGTCGCCCATCTGGGGAGAAGATATTGAAAGGGCATAGTTGGCTATCTTGTCCTCCCCCCTTTGAAATTGTTGGACTGCACTTATGAAGATTTGGTTTCTGCTATAAGATTAACTTATCTTTGTTTTCTAAGAAATTGTAAAAGCAAAGGAACCACTCCTTTTCATGCCGACAAACAGAAAACAAGAATGTTCTTCAGAAACCAAACAATGTATAACAGATAGTACTTACTCTTCCTCAATCGACCGGACACCTGAATTTTGACGCTCTGCAGATAGTGATGTGCCAAAGCAATCCTGTTGAGTCAAAATACTCTATATTCAGGAATGAAGGCAAAATAATCATCTTAAAAACTCGGAATTGGACCAAACGTAAAATAGAATGGCAATGCTCCTAACCTCATCAAAAGTGATTGCAACAAAAGGTTCCACTGTGTTCGGAATTTGATCTGTAAGCCAAAAAGAAACCACGTGATGACCCAATCAGTACTTGAAACTTCATAATCAAGTAATCAGGAATGCCAGCTAAGTGAGAGTAAACATAACCTGTAAGAGTAATCTCCTCCTGACTCCTAAGATGACTGTCTTCAGCCCTGAAAATATGAGAAAACCATAGTTGGTATAATTAGTCACAGCaggaaatattatatttatacgAGAAACTCTATATATCTCGATTATGAGCGTACTCGTGATAATGGGCATCATCCAAATCCAGTTCATTGAGCTCAAACGTATTGGGCAGTGTGACTGCATGAACTGAGGCCTGCTGAGCATTCTCGGGCAGATTGAGGTCCAGTGAAGAAGTGAAGAGCTTGCTCAACCCGGTCAAGATAATATTGCAGTCCTTGAATAAATACTCGACCTTCTTTGAGTATATGCGGACCACACCGAGCAGAAGGTGCCCGGACATTCTCAAAGCAATCGGCACTTCCGAATACATTATGTAATCTACCAAGGAGCAAAAACAATCTGTTACCAGGGTCATCACATAAAATCCTTAATCGACACAAAATTTCTGATCTTGAAACAAATTAGCCCAAGAAAccaaaaacaaacaaacgCCCATTAATGGGGATACGAGTGACTCTGCAATCAGAGCAAGTGGGAGCGGAGAGACGGACCGACGGTCTTGGGGATGTCGGTGGAGGTGTAGTGGGACTTCTTGAGGCGGTGCTGCAGGTGGGCGGCGCACCATACCGTCCCCAATGGCCCCTTCCGGCCCAAGAATGTCTGTGAGTAGAACATCTCCCGATTGGtctccctcctcctcttcttcttcctctgcttGTGGGTTATTCCCCTTCAAGGTGATTAATCCATTAATCGACGAGATTGACAAGGAAGATGGAAACTTCGTCGCTGGAAATGGAAGAaacggagagagagagagagagagagagagagttagcGCGGGAGAGGGTTGTCTGAAATATTACGGGGGAGGGTTAGAGCGGGAAAGAACTGAAGTGGCGCCACTTCCaggaattaattctttttctttttcttttttctgttcaatttatttaattaaagatTCGATCGAGGACTAGGAAACGGGCCATGTCTTGTCGGTAATTACGAGATATATACTGCCACTGCCCCCACAGCCCGTAGGGCTCGTCGCAAGAGAGTTGTCTCGGCCCATGTTCAGCCCATTCTCTTTACCAttcttttattatcattttgtGGACTTTCACAATTTTGAGCCgccattttccttttcctgtTATGCTTCTtcggagggaaaaaaaaaaaaagaagaagaagaagaagagcaaaatggcctctttttttcaattattacaGAGACACATAtatttagtataataaaaattataatttttcactcaaaaaaatcataattttaatagttaatatAGGGATAGGGATAGTCCCATTAGGAAAATCAAATATGCAACGTATTAGTTGACAAACGAGAATATACGTTACTGCTCTACATTATCTTTCTAAGAAatgattttcttaatttattggATATCTTGTGCTTGGCCAAATGTATGTGCGTGTATATATAACTTATTGTGCAATATCACCCATCATCATTCGacattaagaaatttttaattcaattctaAGATGTATGCACATCCAATAAATTTAGGATATGCATATACCCCCTTCTTTACAACAAATCAACGAGATATACGATGTTCCACCTTCCAACATCCTTGTTTGTTGTACAAAGTCTACCTTCTTTAGTGTGTGTCGGCTCGCAAAAATGGACCTCTTTTATTGCATACTGAATTTGTATCATTCATGGTTTTCCAAATAGGTGCATGCCAAACTGGCAAACCAATTACCAACGGCGACTTGAATGGATTTGCTCTTTGAGTGATTCACTGCCACGAACTCAATCTCTTTGGGTACTTGCTTTGCGCAGCAAGCAAGTTATAAAGTTCTTGAATTGGGCGGGACCAAACCATCTCGTCTTTACTTTCCCCAAGCTCGACCTAATGCTGCTACTGCTGCTTGGAGTTGTTGCATATCAGTGAATCCGCACCTGCTTTGACTCCGTTGCGTACAACCTTTAGCTCGTAATGGAATGTTTGCTTTCAGCAACTAACCATTACTTAGGTACTTCAATAGGGGGCTGTGCTTGTGCCAATTATCGAACCAAAAGAACGTGTCTTCACCATCCCCTACTTCATTGGCTCATAGCATGATAAAACTAGCTCTCAAACTTCAGTTTCACCGGTGCCAGGTGTAGAGGACTGGAAACTCCTGTCCCCAATGTACTGTCGACCGTTTTCAATCGTGTTTTCGTACTCTGTATACAGACTGTTCCATTGCTTCCGGTGCTTCGATGGCTTTGCTCTCGTGACTGCTTTCTAATCCTGATCATGTCAGAAACCAGAGAAGgggaaaagaaagaggaatAGAAAAAACTCGCTGAAGCTACTGGCCAGTGACCATATGCATCAATTAATTAAGGCGGAATGACACCGAACAAAGCATCAAGCTAACATCCACTTCTCTTCTGCCTAAATGGAGAAAAGTTCCAA
This region includes:
- the LOC116187159 gene encoding sister chromatid cohesion 1 protein 3 isoform X1, which encodes MFYSQTFLGRKGPLGTVWCAAHLQHRLKKSHYTSTDIPKTVDYIMYSEVPIALRMSGHLLLGVVRIYSKKVEYLFKDCNIILTGLSKLFTSSLDLNLPENAQQASVHAVTLPNTFELNELDLDDAHYHEAEDSHLRSQEEITLTDQIPNTVEPFVAITFDEDCFGTSLSAERQNSGVRSIEEDRLNIGVEANDPPLRDPVPSHQSEAHDGDPQEEAPMRDLDPSHQSEAFDGGPQEGKPDAGVHLDCSTPSVPEIEVMRDADHDLRAGSPFNVPFHLDDLMETEPVMNEKETPPPDAMEVATLRGPSPVDQQRLGQQSSGSDREAPENFDGDNSLGPNLVIGSSPPQMNIRPSPQVEQQPQPRQRKRKQFYDGVVVLTNGFMRKALNDTSDILRKRKPNSSLLDLWKLSKRQRKEQIFDHPLITGMCEDLVAASNKEYVSNKACSIRSAEVPPEALVTEDSTAPFTEECIPDKTVVSSPDGDQALDLEIERLRQHDESGTGPGTFHGFVSSPPRSGPSSSRRSEFTPFSDNDMSLLSEIPQSTAVRSDDQSLPDLGMSTGSFGSDLDTPIPFSEERFGLGENRLSDIQELDTAEEELNFLEVDDASPCGSWGGQGGESLSVRTRAVAQYLKKQSPTASVAEGQSENLSLNKILEGKKRRLCARMFYETLVLKSYELVDVQQEEPYGDISLKLTPTFSKAQL
- the LOC116187159 gene encoding sister chromatid cohesion 1 protein 3 isoform X2; this translates as MFYSQTFLGRKGPLGTVWCAAHLQHRLKKSHYTSTDIPKTVDYIMYSEVPIALRMSGHLLLGVVRIYSKKVEYLFKDCNIILTGLSKLFTSSLDLNLPENAQQASVHAVTLPNTFELNELDLDDAHYHEAEDSHLRSQEEITLTDQIPNTVEPFVAITFDEDCFGTSLSAERQNSGVRSIEEELNIGVEANDPPLRDPVPSHQSEAHDGDPQEEAPMRDLDPSHQSEAFDGGPQEGKPDAGVHLDCSTPSVPEIEVMRDADHDLRAGSPFNVPFHLDDLMETEPVMNEKETPPPDAMEVATLRGPSPVDQQRLGQQSSGSDREAPENFDGDNSLGPNLVIGSSPPQMNIRPSPQVEQQPQPRQRKRKQFYDGVVVLTNGFMRKALNDTSDILRKRKPNSSLLDLWKLSKRQRKEQIFDHPLITGMCEDLVAASNKEYVSNKACSIRSAEVPPEALVTEDSTAPFTEECIPDKTVVSSPDGDQALDLEIERLRQHDESGTGPGTFHGFVSSPPRSGPSSSRRSEFTPFSDNDMSLLSEIPQSTAVRSDDQSLPDLGMSTGSFGSDLDTPIPFSEERFGLGENRLSDIQELDTAEEELNFLEVDDASPCGSWGGQGGESLSVRTRAVAQYLKKQSPTASVAEGQSENLSLNKILEGKKRRLCARMFYETLVLKSYELVDVQQEEPYGDISLKLTPTFSKAQL